From the Planctomycetia bacterium genome, the window CCGGCGTATGCCGAAGGAGTGCGAGCCGGACTGCGCGAACTCGGGCCGCATCTGCTCGGCTTCGATCCGCGCGAGCTCGCGAAGCTCAACTATCGGATGGATGCCGCACTCAAAGGACATCCGTATGTGAAATCGGGAATAGATATCGCCTGCTGGGACATTCTCGGCAAGGCCGCGCAGATGCCGGTTTGCATGTTGTTGGGTGGACGCTTCGGCGAGAGAGTGCGACTCTACCGCGCCATCTCGCAACAAGCGCCCGAGGAGATGGCAAAGAACGTTCAAAGTTACCGTGAGCAAGGCTACACACGTTTTCAATTGAAAGTGGGTGGCGATCCGGATGT encodes:
- a CDS encoding mandelate racemase — its product is MKIARIFAHRVELPLVEGSYKWSGGKSVSVFDSTIVGVETECGLVGYGEVCPLGPFYLPAYAEGVRAGLRELGPHLLGFDPRELAKLNYRMDAALKGHPYVKSGIDIACWDILGKAAQMPVCMLLGGRFGERVRLYRAISQQAPEEMAKNVQSYREQGYTRFQLKVGGDPDVDIERIRAVRAMLKPTDRLVADANTGWTQHEAMRVVRAVQDVDVYIEQPCLTYE